The window CTGCAAAGAAAGGATCCAGCGCTGGTGGTGTCTCTGGAACGTTGGTATCTCATTGTTATCAATTTTGGTCTTCTGGCATGTCTGAGACTTCCCCTGGCAGGAGCCCATCAGAGACGCCGGCAATGGCACAAACTGGATTGCGGTCCTCACCGGTTGAGCAAGTTAATGAGTGCCAGTCGTACTGTCGCAGTCAAGAATTGCTACGCGAAGGTGCGGGCCAAGCAGCGGTGCTGTCCTCGCCACGACAGGACCTCAGGTGTGAAAATGGTGAAGTTGTCCCTCGTGTAGCCTTTCCTTCAACAGGAACCTCTGAGGGTCTCGGGCAGCCACCGCCGGTTAGAAGGCTGGCAGAGGTGGATGAGGATGCACAGGCACAGAGGTGTTGCGGTGCCGACAACACATATTTGACGGCGAACAACCATCGTGGATTGCCGATTGCCGAATGCTTCTCTGAATGTGACGGGGAAAGCGGCGCGCCCGTTGGATTGCACAGCACGCTGACAGAAACACATTTCAGTGCACAGGCACAACGGAGAGCTGGTGCAAGGAATGACAGTCGGGGCTGTAAGCAAGGACCGGCCGATCAAGGCCTGCGATCATTTGAATCCGGCTGTGATACCAGTTCGGGCAGCACAGGCACTTCAGACGGGTACGCAAGTATGCTGACGTTTTGTTCAGGCGAAGCCTCAGAAGGGACGGTCGATAATGCCGCATCTTGCTGTTCACCCACGAGGGAGAAAAGCTTAACAAAGCACGTGGACGTCCCAGAAAAACCCGACGGGGTGTATACACGTGGGGGGACGGGAGAGCAGGCGCTACTACCGAACCTCGGGTTTGCTGACGCTGGACCTTCTGGTGCAGTTTTTCTTTCATCCGAGAAAAACGACGCTGAGAAGAGACTCGACAGTCTTCCACGCAGGGACGACAAACGCCAGTCGTCACTTGTGACGAGCGCCTTGGACATTCCGTTTTATCCACACAAACGTGGAGTGGTGGATTCGTCCCTCTATCACAGCGGTGCGGTAGGACAAGGCCCTGTCCCTCTTATGAGCCCTCTAGGATGTGGAGGCAGCGTGTCTCGGTACGCTGAGAGAGCCGATGTCGTAGTGCGGCTTGGTGATGGACATAGCATCGGGGCTTCTTGCACGACGGATAACGCAGTCTTTCAGCTCTCCGAAGCGCGACAGACCGCCTCATTTTGTGCTCACCAGTCCGATGGCGATCTTGCCCATACGGGGCGTCGATCCGGACCTAGCGCCGTAGGGATCGCCGAGCGAGAACACGACTACCCTACTAATGGCTTTGCAAATTGTCAAGGCGTTGCTTGCACGCAACAGAGGCAAAGCACTAACGACTCTCCGCAcaccggcgcgcaggcggcagtgTCTGCAATTGATTGGCCCAGAAGTGTCGGGTTGGCTGAACAGTTTAGTATCCGGACAACTTCGTGTGAACATCCTGCTAGATGGAATGAAGAGCAGTCCGCGGACCCCACCGGCTCAGAGCGAATTCCTGTCGCGTCACCTGAGGCGAGTAGAGACGCCGGGGTCAGCCGGTCCGGTGAATGGAAGCAAacttcctctgcagacaTCGGCCGTAATCCAAACACAGTCGACCAGTGTTCGAGGTCACCGTCGGGCACGACGATGGACCACGAAACAGGAGGGACTGTGTCAGTGGAACCCATTCAGATCGACCAGGTGTcaggaggagacgcgtgtAAATGTGCCTCCGACTGCCACCCTGGAAAAGGCAGAGTTGACCCTGATGGTTCTCTGGCGAATTCACAGCAAAACCTGCATCCATCCGTGGGTTCGACGTCTCCCGGTATCAGAATCGTGGATGTTCGCGATGTGGACAAGGCCGGAGAATTTGGTCCAGATGACGGCTTCTGCGTAGGAGAGGGGCGAGAAGACCGATGCTCGACAGTAGCACCCATTAGGCGGGCTATGGCGCTGTCTGTGATTCCCTCGCATGCCAGTCGCGATAACCGTTCGGCGGCTTTGACGTCTGTTTCTCCTCGTGACGAGTGTGGTTCTCCGATTCGTAGGAAATGCTCCCCGTCCGAAGCGGGAAATTGTGCGCCGTCTCATCCACCACCTGCGGTATCGTGTCCACCTGCACTTGCTGATATGCCGCTGGAGCACCCTGCACTAGAACGGACTATGCATTCAGTGGCATTAATAGGCGTGTATGGCCTCCAAGGGTTGTCAGCCGATGAAGACGCTTCCGTTCAAGGCAGCCAGAAAGAGTACCCTGGAGATGAGCGTGACTCGTTCCATTGTGGTGCAGCACGGATATGGCACGAAGGGACACGAACGTGGCCGAAAGAAACCGGAGCAGACGGCTTCTTGTATGATAGGGAGATGGTCGCAAGGGAGCGTAAGTCGAGGATTGACACTACGTCTCCAAACAGGAATTTTCAGCCGAGAAACAACCAGTATGTGCAGGGCGTGCAGGGGCATCAGGAGGTGAGGTCGAACTCTATATGCGCAGACTCCACGAACTCAGTGGAAATACAGTCCTTCGAAGAATTGCAAGAACGAGACAGACCAAAAGAATCTCCACTGCGAGGTGAGCTGGCAGCAACACCTAGTCAGGAGACACATCTCGGCATCGGCCGGGAGACGTGGGGGAGAGCTGCCCACTTAAGAAAGCTCTCAGGAGTGTCGATGCCTTCTGTACAGCAGGGCGAGCAGGCGTCTGAGGGTGAGAGAGACCTACAGGGTCACGAAGGCGATGAGAGAGCTTTGGCACTGGACGATGCGAATCCATGCTTTTTTCCAAAAGTATCCGTTGGTGTATCAGAGGGCGGACAAGGGCAGGACGTACCCGAATGTTTCTACCAGCGACAAGTAGCGGCCGGCACATGTGCGGGGAGAGCTTTGTCAGCGGAAGAAACCCTCGGCTTCGAAAGGCTGGGCCCCCCCTTACAGTTGTTGCTGGTTGACGGAGACACTCCATTCGATGCCGCTGAGAAGACGCCGTCTTAACGGCTGAGAGGATGGGATTGTGGCACGCGGAGCCACCTCCAAGCAAGTCTACGAAGACGTAGGCAGGCCGATATCGAATTAATGGGGCCATGGCATGAGAAGGTCAGGTCCCTTGCAAGGGATACAGAACTGAACGGACAGTTATGATCTGGTCGAAAGAATCGTCGTGAGTCTGTGCCTGATGCACTGGATGGTTGCGAAGGTGCCAAGCTGTTCTCAAATCGGCAGTGACATTTTTTGTTTAGGAGAGGTAGCCGAAGGTACGGAGGCTCCTCATTGTAGCGTCAAGTGTCGAAGCCAACGCGTAAACGCTACATGGAAAGCCACTTTGGAAGATTCAACTACATTGCAGCCCTATTCAGAAAGGTACCAAAATGCCAGGCTCGTGGATGCATATGTTGGCGTTGTGGACGGTGAGACGGTTCCACGGCCTCGCCGACAGCGACATATTATAGGATCATGCAGGTTTGGATGAGACAGAAGCGAGTCGGAAGTGGCTGGAACGACCGAAAAAGGTGAGGCGCCGTGCGAGCCTTAGTGTGTAAGACCGGGGAGATGCGCGTTGCGGTAGTCTGCGATGTGTCGCCAGCACATGTCCTACGGCACCGAAGTCATGGCATCCTGGGTAGCGTGGAGTTCCAGGGCTGCTGCGTACTGTGCAGCGGTCTATGCCACTGAACATCGGGTACACCTTGAGAGGTGCCACACGGGATACATTTCCAAGCAGGAGATGTGCCTCTTTGCGGCTATTGCGGCCTTCACCGGGCCGTAAAGCTCGGTGAGGGTGCGACACTCCGACGGGTCTCGCCAAGGCGGCGTACTCGTGAAGGCAAACAGCTGTCGGCCGATAGTACACGGCGAGGATGGACAACAGGTCAGAGAAAACCCATCACTAGAACTCTAGTGATGGGTTTTCTAGAACTCTTTGAGTTCATGATATGTCTTAGTTGTTGTATCCATCAACGCTAAAAACAAGGGCTGGGCAAGGTATGCCTGTGGAGACGCGTAACCGTTGTGGGAGGCTCAGGCGTGTCAGGCGTGACATCCGAGGTGGCGTCAATCCAATTTCGTCGCCTCCATGTAATTCACGTAGTTCACGTCTCAACAGTGGAACGGAAGGGCGTGTGGGTTCGCGACCGTTGTTGGATGCGCGCTGGCCCCTGCATAAGCATTCCATCGTGGCCTTTTCAATGGATCCACGCGAGGCGTGACGTTTTTTTGACTGGTGTCTTCAGCTGTTTTTTTTCAGCAAGTGGCAGTGTGGCACGTGCTGTGGTGTCCCCTTCGCAGTGGAGTGACTCCCCGCATGCTTCGCATCGTATGTGTGCAAACTGTATACCGACGAAACCCGCCTTTTCCTCACATGGTCTACGCGTGATATTCCCCGTGTGAAGTTCTGTCGTGAACCATAATGTAGCAGGGGACCTGGCGGGTGTCACATGCGAGGTTGGCGCTTTTTGCTTGCCGTCTGCAGAAACATTCGGGCTGTAGCAATATGAAAAATACTAGTGTGGCCAAAAGTCCGTATGAGTGAATAGTTGAGTGGGTAACTACGCCTATGCGTCAACGGCAGATGCATATCTAAATGAAATACACGATTAATGCCGCCACACGATTAGTGCAGCAAGGGAAGAGGGGGGGCGGTGCTGTATTCGAAGCTTTTTTTGAGTTCCAGAGGCAGCGATGAACCGCAGTTTTTGTCAGTGAAACGTTCGCGGACGCTggttttcttctcgcggTCTAGGTGAGGCTACACGGAAGACGATAGGAAGACACTGGGAGAGAAATGACAACATTCCTCAGAGAGCGTCTCTACGTATCAATCTCGCCTATTTTGGCAAGACGCGTGTGAGGATGGAGAGAGGATCCAGCACACCCAGCATCCACCGAAGTGAAACTCAAAGCATGCCCTGCTTGAGCATCCGCCCGGCTGCCCCTAAGGAAGCTAATACATAACTCGTTGGATGTGGTGGACCACAAAACAGTCACGACCTTATTTTGAAAGCAGCGAGTTTGCTGTCGTAAAGCCCTGCTACCGAGAGTGTTCGGCAGCGGGCCTCTCCCTGTGCCTCTGTTATCATCGCATAGATGCCGATTCTGTGAATACGTGTACATTATTATTTTACTGCGGAGCATCACAACCCGGTTACGTGATCACACCGACCACTGTCAGGCTCATCGTGAACACTGCTTCGTTCTCTAATCTAAATGCCAGCTCGGCAATTCAtgcctccgtcgcgctgATGTACCCAGATAAGGTAGGCCTGCAGTTTGGTTCGCTTGAATCTGAAGGAAAGTGGAAGTGGGACAGGCTTCGAGTGAGCCGAGTCTTCTGGTGAGACCTACAGTGAAGGGGAACAGAACAAACTACTAGGTGAAATTGGAAATGACGCGCCGATCCATTTGGTCACTACGAGAGCAATGGCactcgccgcggctgtgTGCGATTACCGCATGACCATTTGAAGAGGCCGATGGTTTTTTTTTTATGGGGGCAGTGAgctacatgcatgcatggctTTCCGCCAGTCGAATGCGGCAAGGCCGGAGTCTAAGGGCCAAGAATAACAGCAGCACGATAAAGCACGCAGCATGGGGGAGTTTAACGGATTGTTGTTGCGGGGTGATATACTTATGTCCACCCAACAAATCCACAAAAAGAGGGAACGCAAGAACTAAGGGAACCTCCTGCGGTTCGTGCAGGAGACGAGACACTGAGAATGTGCATgagagacgacgcgacgcccgcgatGCTGCGTATAATTCATCCTCATTGCGGTGTAGTCTTGCTCCATCTTTTCTTTCTCAGCCATGAAGGGCGAGAAAGACAGCGAAATAGGTTAGTCTCTTTGTAATGTGGCTGCCGGCAGCGTCGCTGCCCCATGAAGCGTTGTCGCAGGCATGCACGCGGTTCTcatgcacgcatgcggcAAACATTGAGGTCACCCTTGATCGATACGGgtgtcggcggcggcacATCCTTCCTCCGTAGATCGTCTTCGATCGATGTAGCTCACTTAAATCAAGCTAAGTGTCTCAGTCGCCACTTCGCTGTAACGATAGCGCTGTGCAAGGCCAGCTGGCGCGTCATGGTGTGTGTTGTCGCactctcggcgccgcaggtcgTATTTGGTGTTTCAATGGTAAACGGAGCTTTCCCATGTGTTTTTCACCGCATTGTGGCCGTTCTCATATAGGCTCACAAAAGTATTAGGGTTTAGATTGGGGCAAATGAACCCAAGTCTTGATGCTGGCTGGTGGAGTTTTTTCGTCGCAACACCTTGGACGGCTACCGAAGACACAACAAAGTCGAAATACGGTTGCTGAGTTCGAGGCAGGGTTTTCAGTGAGACCGCAGTGCAGACACTCTGCATTGCATTATTCCTACAGAAATTCAGCTTTTTCTCTTGACTGTAGCACTGGATCTTCTTCCAAGAATGGCATCGTCGGGGGCTTGCGTCACGTCTTCTCCCCAGGGGGGAGTAGACCGGGAGGAGTCCGCTTCGGTTCCTCTCCCCGTATCGTGTGatccttcgtcttcggcggcggccgcagcagagagtcCTTTGTACTTCGAATATGCTATTCCTCAatctgcgtctctctttaCCGAGACGCAAGTCGATCAGCAAGAGACGGAGCTCGCTTGTTTGAATTGCTATCGGAGCTTCTTCCACGgcttctgcgcagacgcggcgtcgGACTGTAGTTCTCCACGGTCTGCTTCttcccctgcgtcgcctcgcttgcgGATCCGTCCGGTGGAGACGTCGGACACCTCAAGCGACAATGGAGAGGCGAACGAGTCGCCCCGGCCCGagtctcctgtctctgcacAGAGCGGTAGCGAGTGCCAAGGCCCAGATGGGAGCGGCCCTGAAAACCGACCGCTAAAACTCCGAATGCGGGATCATGTTGCGTTCTCCAAATGTCACCTCGACAAGCCATTCACTAGCGGCATGATGGAGCTCGacgcttctcgctgctggCTTGTCTTCTGGATGACTCACGCCCTCGACTTGATGGGTGCCTTCAATGCCGCGCGCTACCGAGACCGGTAAACACGGGGAGCCTGCAGACTTTGTTGCCTCGTCAGCAGTGGGGCTAGTCGACCATACACACTGAACTTCGGTTGAAATGGAACTCCAAGGGGAACTTCTCAGTCCGCGCACGGTGCTTCCGCAGACCTTGCGAGTGCGCTGGCCGTTCGCGCGCGGATGCCGCTCAGACCTCACCCTCAGTAGACTCAGGCGTACCACATGTTCTTCGCTGGCCTCATCTCCTCAGGCGGTTTGGCGTGCTTGTTGTATGCAGGATTCTCTGCTTCTTGGAGGCTGCGTGGGACCGTCAAGCTGGAGGCGGATGGGGAGGCGGCCCCGGGCAGCAAGCGCATCTGGCGCCGACATATGCGGCGGTGGCCACCATCTTTGTGTGCGGTGGAGCCGGCGAGTGGTGCGGCAGAATGAAGCAGGTGCTGCAAGCAGAacgcagggagaggcgcggaaagggcagagcagacgcagcgTCGAAAGATGTTCCTAGCCACTCGgcaggaggcagccgcagtgAAAAGGAACGAACTGACCCGCAgggggagacagcggagggagagcggAAGAGCGTCGAGGATGCGGACGATGCGGACCCTCGCCAGCGCATCTACGAGTGGCTCATGCGCGTCAAGAGCCCTCTTGGAGGCTTCCGCATGCATGTCGGTGGCGAGATCGATATGAGGTAATTCACCGGCCTTTCCTCTGGTGGACAACGGTTTAGCGGAACAGTTTTCTGATTCGTGTGGCGCCCATCCTCCGAGCTCCCAGGGCTTCATCGTGTTCTCCAGTCCGGGGTGTTGAGAGACTGCTAGTGGGGAGTGGAGGAGGAACCTGTCTACGATATGCGTTTTCCTGGTGCAGGCGAGGTAATTTCGCCCTGATGTAGTGAAGAACGTGTGCGATGTTCTGTCACACCGTTTGCCATCGGGAGATGAACTGCACTGTGTACGTGTGAATATTGCAAGAGTCTGGGTAGCAGTAGGCAAAACATTGGGCTGTTTCTCATGCGGCCTTGAGACTGTGTCTTCCATTCGGGAGTGTACCGAAGCCTCAGCTCGGGGGTGTGCTGATGCGTGTAGAGGAACCTATTGCGCAGTGGCGACAGCATCCATGCTTAACATGCTGACAGACGAACTCgtcgagggcgtcgcggagtATGTTTCAGGCTGTCAGACCTACGAAGGAGGCATTGCAGGGGAACCTGGTCTCGAAGCTCATGGCGGCTACACGTACTGTGGTGAGATCTGGCGCGTTGTTCTTCCGGTTTGTTGCTAGACCGCTGTCTCCGTGCGCTTTTTTTGTCACGCTTGACGATATTGCAACTCGCTCTTGTGTTCGTTTGTTAGTTCCTTCATGTCGCAGCCTCCTTACGCATGTTTGGTGCCACAGCCCCTGGGGTGTCAGTGACGTTTGAGCCGTCTCCTCGGTACGAGGCACCCGGCAAAAAACCTGAACTGCACGTCGGCCTGCGGTTGGATTCTGGTCAGGTTTGGCGGCTCTTTGCATTCTGGGGAAGGCCCATGAATTTCTGGACCTCGACCGTCTCCTGCACTGGGCAGTGATGCGGCAGATGGGATTCGAGGGCGGCTTCCAGGGACGAACGAACAAGCTTGTCGACGCGTGCTACTCCTTCTGGCTGGTGAGTCTGTGCCTGTGGACCTGTTGTGCGCGTGTCGTCCTCTGTGTCATCGTGAAGCTCCGCTAAGAGAAGAAATGAACCACGAAAGGGTTGAGGTTGGGCAGGCAGGAAACCGCGAAGCGGACGTGCTCCGGTCTGGGAAGCGGCGATTCGGGTGAAGGCATCCACGCAGGGGAGGcagcacgcaggcgagcgaaagGCGGCGTCTGAGGATGTCGACCTTTTCTGCCCGTAGCTATCCATACAGAGGTTTCTTGCGTGTGCAGGCAAGGCTAAGCCTCTAGACGTGCATGTTGCTCGCTCCTGTGTGCTTTGTAACCCTCCGATGTTTTGGAAGGGTGGAGAGGGGCTTTTTAGCTCTTGGAGGCCTGCCGGCCTTGGTGCCCGTCTGCCCTCCCTCGTTCCGCCGTCAAAGGAGACGCGCATGAAGGACGATATGTATGCGAAAAATCGCTACCTCCGTGGTTGTCTCTTTTCCCGCAGTCAGCTCTGTTCCCCCTGGTAGCCCACGCTTTCGAGCAGGCTGGTCGCACCGTTCCGGAGGAGCTGTGGGCGTCATCGTGCCATCTGCAACAGTACATCGTCGCCTGCTGCCAAGACGCCCGAGGCGGCTTGCGAGATAAACCTGGAAAGTGAGACGACACTCTAACCGGTCTTGGCAgttttcccccccccccttcgccctcttcttgTTCTAGAAAATATGAGCACGAGACACATTTTGGATCGTTCTCAGCGCGCACATTCGACCGCAGTGGCGCCTCGAGCCGGTGTGTCTTATGGGACCTAGGTATAGCATAGTTGCCTGCGTATGCGTGGAGACAGGCGTGGACGCGTGCACAGATACATGCGGTTGCATGTGGCTGCCGCCGGAGGATCGACAGCAGACTCGCAACTCCACGCGAGTGCTAATTTTGCGTCTATCAGTCGGGATGGCATTGTCTCCAGGTGAAGCTAGCTCCGATGAagtccgcgtcctccttgTATTTGAACTAGAAATCAGACCCAGTTCTACCCGAACGAAAGATATTGGGGAGTTGTTTCTCTTGAAATAACGATACACACGCAGACATCTTTTCATGTACTCTCGTACCCAGTCTCCGTACTGGGAATCCAGAGAGCAGTTGGCTTTTGATTAATTTCTTTCGTTAGCATATTCACCATGCGGCATCGGTATATGTTCTTACCGTTTTCTCGGTGACAGTGGGATGTATTCTCGACGCGCGGTATTGTTTTGTTTTCCCTCCCGTTCTCCTCGTCTCAGGTCTGCGGATTTGTATCACACATGCTACGCGCTCTCGGGGCTTTCCGTGGCCCAGCATGCACTCCTGCAGTCTACCTTTTATTGTTCTccggcctctccctccggagaggaaggcgtaGACGCCAGAAGGACCGATTCCCATGTTAAACAGGTGGCACGCACAGATGTCTTCTACAACGTAAGAATTGAAAGAATTCtcgtggcgcggcgcgagctgctcACCGCTCTCCCTGGGTTTGTGGAACGTCGCACGGGATGTCACGGCTTCGAGGGACCCGGTGTTGTCGCATATTATTCCTCGAAGTCTCTCCATCCGCAGGAAGCAGAACACGAATTGTGACGGAGCAGCAGCTACCGCGTGGCGGGAAACCGGGCGCAAGAGTTTCAAGTGATGGCGCGAGTACTGCGCCACATGTTTCTGTGGCGTGGCACCTAACTGCCAAAGTTGGGTTCAGCGGCAGGTTCGACAGCGTTTAATAGGAGCGTTTACTTACATTAGCGCTTGCGTGTCCTTGCGCGCGTAAAAAATTCAAAGTTCACAATGTTCAGGAGGCCGACgggagagcagcagcagtgTCAGGTCGACACACTGAAGAATCCGCTGAAGCTCCGACCATGGCTCCACGGTATCTGCATCACGCTTCACAAGGCATGCAAACGCGTGGTTTTGTCAGTTTCTTGCGATTGGAAAATTCAACAAAGTGATAGTCTCTTTTCAGACAAGACAAACAGTGAAAGACGCGTCAACATGTCTGGAAGTCAACCACCACAAGACAAACACCTCTTGGGTAGAGTTCCGGCGTGCTTGCAGTGCCGGCACGATATCACGTGAGCGCACACTATCCACTACGGAATGACTGAACCTCCCGTAGATTTGGCTTGGGAcgaaaaggagagaagacaaaAAAAAAGGTAGTCGCGTTACTATGACTGTTCAAGACTGCGCTTAGCGTTCAGCGCAGCCGAAATGTAGCCCCCAAACTTGA is drawn from Besnoitia besnoiti strain Bb-Ger1 chromosome VI, whole genome shotgun sequence and contains these coding sequences:
- a CDS encoding prenyltransferase and squalene oxidase repeat-containing protein (encoded by transcript BESB_064480), yielding MASSGACVTSSPQGGVDREESASVPLPVSCDPSSSAAAAAESPLYFEYAIPQSASLFTETQVDQQETELACLNCYRSFFHGFCADAASDCSSPRSASSPASPRLRIRPVETSDTSSDNGEANESPRPESPVSAQSGSECQGPDGSGPENRPLKLRMRDHVAFSKCHLDKPFTSGMMELDASRCWLVFWMTHALDLMGAFNAARYRDRILCFLEAAWDRQAGGGWGGGPGQQAHLAPTYAAVATIFVCGGAGEWCGRMKQVLQAERRERRGKGRADAASKDVPSHSAGGSRSEKERTDPQGETAEGERKSVEDADDADPRQRIYEWLMRVKSPLGGFRMHVGGEIDMRGTYCAVATASMLNMLTDELVEGVAEYVSGCQTYEGGIAGEPGLEAHGGYTYCGLAALCILGKAHEFLDLDRLLHWAVMRQMGFEGGFQGRTNKLVDACYSFWLSALFPLVAHAFEQAGRTVPEELWASSCHLQQYIVACCQDARGGLRDKPGKSADLYHTCYALSGLSVAQHALLQSTFYCSPASPSGEEGVDARRTDSHVKQVARTDVFYNVRIERILVARRELLTALPGFVERRTGCHGFEGPGVVAYYSSKSLHPQEAEHEL